One part of the Thermococcus sp. Bubb.Bath genome encodes these proteins:
- a CDS encoding TRAM domain-containing protein, whose product MVSELERNGFAPRKPPVKTGEKYRVKIESLGRGGDGIARIKGFVIFVPNTQVGDEVEIVIKNVKERFAFAEVLE is encoded by the coding sequence GTGGTGTCTGAATTGGAGAGGAATGGGTTTGCTCCAAGGAAACCCCCCGTGAAAACAGGGGAAAAATACAGGGTGAAGATAGAGTCCCTCGGCAGAGGGGGCGATGGGATAGCCAGGATAAAGGGCTTTGTTATTTTCGTCCCCAACACGCAAGTCGGGGATGAGGTGGAAATCGTCATAAAGAACGTGAAAGAGCGATTTGCCTTCGCGGAAGTCCTAGAGTGA
- a CDS encoding MinD/ParA family protein: MAVIVMTGRGGAGKTTTTANLSTYLAMREYRVLAIDGDLYLPNLGFHFGMDNVKYTVHSLLHDPSINPEWAIYKHRETGVYVMPGSTNLHDVVGISPQKLRDLVEEIKYKFGIVFVDSPTGVPFDTLPTFEVADYQIIVVEIERSPIYSFETMVENEVQKLKALGDEYGLKIGVVLNKVRESADVVDKIIEAIEEDIGVPVLSWVPFDEAVPESINVGIPVLAYKPKSDSALAFAEAGEVLESWIFG, encoded by the coding sequence ATGGCAGTAATAGTAATGACGGGCAGGGGCGGTGCAGGAAAGACCACAACGACGGCGAACCTCAGCACTTACCTCGCCATGAGGGAGTACAGGGTTCTGGCTATTGATGGAGACCTGTACCTCCCCAACCTGGGGTTTCACTTTGGGATGGACAATGTCAAATACACGGTTCACTCCCTTCTCCACGACCCAAGTATAAACCCTGAATGGGCCATTTACAAACACCGAGAGACCGGGGTTTACGTGATGCCCGGCAGCACCAACCTCCACGATGTCGTGGGTATATCCCCACAAAAGCTGAGAGACCTCGTTGAGGAAATCAAATACAAGTTTGGGATAGTGTTCGTCGATTCTCCAACGGGGGTTCCCTTTGACACGCTCCCAACGTTTGAGGTGGCGGATTATCAAATAATCGTTGTGGAGATAGAGAGATCTCCTATCTACTCATTTGAAACGATGGTGGAAAACGAGGTTCAGAAGCTCAAGGCCCTGGGGGACGAGTACGGCCTCAAGATAGGCGTTGTTCTGAACAAAGTCCGTGAGAGTGCGGACGTCGTTGACAAGATAATAGAGGCCATTGAGGAGGACATAGGTGTTCCCGTCCTAAGCTGGGTGCCGTTTGATGAGGCGGTTCCTGAATCCATCAACGTCGGCATCCCGGTTCTCGCGTACAAGCCGAAGAGCGACTCAGCTCTTGCCTTTGCCGAGGCGGGGGAGGTCCTCGAAAGCTGGATATTCGGCTGA